One stretch of Eupeodes corollae chromosome 2, idEupCoro1.1, whole genome shotgun sequence DNA includes these proteins:
- the LOC129946143 gene encoding nocturnin isoform X2 has translation MERNLKMKQNQKMPCKNDRKSYLQKVMLTRMGSFNSAPKINNIDSQDDSLEVPQGLSTSELLQHIKHLRGENQPQLLTRYFVKQSITPSLVSNDITDNLSFLKLNSISKVCSAPISAPNHIRLFQWNILSQTLGQNNDGFVRCPEEALTWDHRKYLIVQEILQNNPDVICLQEVDHFKFLENVLGSQNYGGIFFPKPDSPCLYIEQNNGPDGCAIFYKRDKFELKNFETHVLEVWRVQSNQVAIAATLEIKATGKEIVVCTTHLKARHGSLLSKLRNEQGKDLVRFVKNFAGKRPIMICGDFNAEPIEPVYSTILSSEGLNLSSGYADIKKELDSLDSNEKSENSEEIMAVENYAETLANCEPPYTTWKIREEGEVCHTIDYVFYSKDYLKVKNCLEFPQGDEIGKNRTPSYQYPSDHFSLVCDFELLATSNQN, from the exons ATGGAAAGAAatcttaaaatgaaacaaaaccaaaaaatgcCATGCAAAAATGACAGAAAATCTTATTTGCAAAAGGTCATGTTAACCAG GATGGGATCATTTAATTCGgcaccaaaaataaataatatcgaTTCCCAAGATGATAGTCTTGAAGTGCCACAAGGATTGAGTACCAGTGAATTGTTGCAGCATATAAAACACTTACGTGGTGAGAATCAACCACAATTGCTAACTAGATATTTTGTGAAACAGTCAATTACACCATCATTGGTTTCGAATGATATTACCGACAATTTGAGCTTCCttaagttaaattcaatttcaaaag TGTGCAGCGCCCCAATAAGTGCACCAAATCACATCCGATTATTTCAATGGAATATTTTATcacaaa ctTTGGGACAGAATAATGATGGATTTGTGCGGTGTCCGGAAGAGGCTTTGACGTGGGATCACCGAAAATATCTTATAGTACAAGAAATCTTACAAAATAACCCGGATGTCATTTGTTTACAG GAAGTCGATCATTTCAAATTTCTGGAGAATGTCCTCGGCTCACAGAACTATGGTGGCATATTCTTCCCAAAGCCCGATTCGCCATGTTTGTATATTGAGCAAAATAATGGACCCGATGGATGTGCCATTTTCTACAAACGTGACAAATTCGAGTTGAAGAACTTCGAAACTCATGTTCTCGAAGTTTGGCGTGTTCAAAGCAATCAAGTAGCAATTGCTGCAACCTTGGAAATCAAAGCAACCGGCAAAGAGATTGTTGTATGCACAACTCATCTTAAAGCTCGTCATGGTTCATTGTTATCGAAGCTACGTAATGAACAAGGAAAAGATCTTGtacgttttgttaagaatttcgCCGGAAAACGTCCAATTATGATTTGTGGCGATTTCAATGCAGAACCAATTGAACCAGTTTACTCAACAATCCTAAGTAGCGAAGGCTTAAATCTGTCAAGTGGTTATGCGGACATTAAGAAAGAATTAGATAGTCTGGATTCGAATGAGAAGAGTGAAAACAGTGAAGAAATCATGGCTGTCGAAAACTATGCTGAGACATTGGCCAATTGTGAACCTCCTTACACCACATGGAAAATTCGGGAAGAAGGAGAAGTTTGTCATACCATTGATTATGTCTTCTACTCTAAAGATTATCTCAAg gtgaaaaattgtttagaatttcCACAAGGTgatgaaattggtaaaaaccgTACACCGAGCTATCAGTATCCCTCCGATCATTTCTCCTTGGTCTGTGACTTTGAACTGCTGGCCACTTCCAACCAAAACTAA
- the LOC129946143 gene encoding nocturnin isoform X3 → MAKYNSSVFLATDFIKYLILRNIIWKLPALMGSFNSAPKINNIDSQDDSLEVPQGLSTSELLQHIKHLRGENQPQLLTRYFVKQSITPSLVSNDITDNLSFLKLNSISKVCSAPISAPNHIRLFQWNILSQTLGQNNDGFVRCPEEALTWDHRKYLIVQEILQNNPDVICLQEVDHFKFLENVLGSQNYGGIFFPKPDSPCLYIEQNNGPDGCAIFYKRDKFELKNFETHVLEVWRVQSNQVAIAATLEIKATGKEIVVCTTHLKARHGSLLSKLRNEQGKDLVRFVKNFAGKRPIMICGDFNAEPIEPVYSTILSSEGLNLSSGYADIKKELDSLDSNEKSENSEEIMAVENYAETLANCEPPYTTWKIREEGEVCHTIDYVFYSKDYLKVKNCLEFPQGDEIGKNRTPSYQYPSDHFSLVCDFELLATSNQN, encoded by the exons ATGGCAAAATATAATTCTTCCGTATTTCTCGCGActgattttatcaaatatttaatCTTGCGGAATATAATTTGGAAATTACCCGCTCT GATGGGATCATTTAATTCGgcaccaaaaataaataatatcgaTTCCCAAGATGATAGTCTTGAAGTGCCACAAGGATTGAGTACCAGTGAATTGTTGCAGCATATAAAACACTTACGTGGTGAGAATCAACCACAATTGCTAACTAGATATTTTGTGAAACAGTCAATTACACCATCATTGGTTTCGAATGATATTACCGACAATTTGAGCTTCCttaagttaaattcaatttcaaaag TGTGCAGCGCCCCAATAAGTGCACCAAATCACATCCGATTATTTCAATGGAATATTTTATcacaaa ctTTGGGACAGAATAATGATGGATTTGTGCGGTGTCCGGAAGAGGCTTTGACGTGGGATCACCGAAAATATCTTATAGTACAAGAAATCTTACAAAATAACCCGGATGTCATTTGTTTACAG GAAGTCGATCATTTCAAATTTCTGGAGAATGTCCTCGGCTCACAGAACTATGGTGGCATATTCTTCCCAAAGCCCGATTCGCCATGTTTGTATATTGAGCAAAATAATGGACCCGATGGATGTGCCATTTTCTACAAACGTGACAAATTCGAGTTGAAGAACTTCGAAACTCATGTTCTCGAAGTTTGGCGTGTTCAAAGCAATCAAGTAGCAATTGCTGCAACCTTGGAAATCAAAGCAACCGGCAAAGAGATTGTTGTATGCACAACTCATCTTAAAGCTCGTCATGGTTCATTGTTATCGAAGCTACGTAATGAACAAGGAAAAGATCTTGtacgttttgttaagaatttcgCCGGAAAACGTCCAATTATGATTTGTGGCGATTTCAATGCAGAACCAATTGAACCAGTTTACTCAACAATCCTAAGTAGCGAAGGCTTAAATCTGTCAAGTGGTTATGCGGACATTAAGAAAGAATTAGATAGTCTGGATTCGAATGAGAAGAGTGAAAACAGTGAAGAAATCATGGCTGTCGAAAACTATGCTGAGACATTGGCCAATTGTGAACCTCCTTACACCACATGGAAAATTCGGGAAGAAGGAGAAGTTTGTCATACCATTGATTATGTCTTCTACTCTAAAGATTATCTCAAg gtgaaaaattgtttagaatttcCACAAGGTgatgaaattggtaaaaaccgTACACCGAGCTATCAGTATCCCTCCGATCATTTCTCCTTGGTCTGTGACTTTGAACTGCTGGCCACTTCCAACCAAAACTAA
- the LOC129946143 gene encoding nocturnin isoform X6 — protein MFKYIISTCMILFKLFWQLMGSFNSAPKINNIDSQDDSLEVPQGLSTSELLQHIKHLRGENQPQLLTRYFVKQSITPSLVSNDITDNLSFLKLNSISKVCSAPISAPNHIRLFQWNILSQTLGQNNDGFVRCPEEALTWDHRKYLIVQEILQNNPDVICLQEVDHFKFLENVLGSQNYGGIFFPKPDSPCLYIEQNNGPDGCAIFYKRDKFELKNFETHVLEVWRVQSNQVAIAATLEIKATGKEIVVCTTHLKARHGSLLSKLRNEQGKDLVRFVKNFAGKRPIMICGDFNAEPIEPVYSTILSSEGLNLSSGYADIKKELDSLDSNEKSENSEEIMAVENYAETLANCEPPYTTWKIREEGEVCHTIDYVFYSKDYLKVKNCLEFPQGDEIGKNRTPSYQYPSDHFSLVCDFELLATSNQN, from the exons GATGGGATCATTTAATTCGgcaccaaaaataaataatatcgaTTCCCAAGATGATAGTCTTGAAGTGCCACAAGGATTGAGTACCAGTGAATTGTTGCAGCATATAAAACACTTACGTGGTGAGAATCAACCACAATTGCTAACTAGATATTTTGTGAAACAGTCAATTACACCATCATTGGTTTCGAATGATATTACCGACAATTTGAGCTTCCttaagttaaattcaatttcaaaag TGTGCAGCGCCCCAATAAGTGCACCAAATCACATCCGATTATTTCAATGGAATATTTTATcacaaa ctTTGGGACAGAATAATGATGGATTTGTGCGGTGTCCGGAAGAGGCTTTGACGTGGGATCACCGAAAATATCTTATAGTACAAGAAATCTTACAAAATAACCCGGATGTCATTTGTTTACAG GAAGTCGATCATTTCAAATTTCTGGAGAATGTCCTCGGCTCACAGAACTATGGTGGCATATTCTTCCCAAAGCCCGATTCGCCATGTTTGTATATTGAGCAAAATAATGGACCCGATGGATGTGCCATTTTCTACAAACGTGACAAATTCGAGTTGAAGAACTTCGAAACTCATGTTCTCGAAGTTTGGCGTGTTCAAAGCAATCAAGTAGCAATTGCTGCAACCTTGGAAATCAAAGCAACCGGCAAAGAGATTGTTGTATGCACAACTCATCTTAAAGCTCGTCATGGTTCATTGTTATCGAAGCTACGTAATGAACAAGGAAAAGATCTTGtacgttttgttaagaatttcgCCGGAAAACGTCCAATTATGATTTGTGGCGATTTCAATGCAGAACCAATTGAACCAGTTTACTCAACAATCCTAAGTAGCGAAGGCTTAAATCTGTCAAGTGGTTATGCGGACATTAAGAAAGAATTAGATAGTCTGGATTCGAATGAGAAGAGTGAAAACAGTGAAGAAATCATGGCTGTCGAAAACTATGCTGAGACATTGGCCAATTGTGAACCTCCTTACACCACATGGAAAATTCGGGAAGAAGGAGAAGTTTGTCATACCATTGATTATGTCTTCTACTCTAAAGATTATCTCAAg gtgaaaaattgtttagaatttcCACAAGGTgatgaaattggtaaaaaccgTACACCGAGCTATCAGTATCCCTCCGATCATTTCTCCTTGGTCTGTGACTTTGAACTGCTGGCCACTTCCAACCAAAACTAA
- the LOC129946143 gene encoding nocturnin isoform X5: MSAFVANYKHLLLFNDFCRKKIKKYLMMGSFNSAPKINNIDSQDDSLEVPQGLSTSELLQHIKHLRGENQPQLLTRYFVKQSITPSLVSNDITDNLSFLKLNSISKVCSAPISAPNHIRLFQWNILSQTLGQNNDGFVRCPEEALTWDHRKYLIVQEILQNNPDVICLQEVDHFKFLENVLGSQNYGGIFFPKPDSPCLYIEQNNGPDGCAIFYKRDKFELKNFETHVLEVWRVQSNQVAIAATLEIKATGKEIVVCTTHLKARHGSLLSKLRNEQGKDLVRFVKNFAGKRPIMICGDFNAEPIEPVYSTILSSEGLNLSSGYADIKKELDSLDSNEKSENSEEIMAVENYAETLANCEPPYTTWKIREEGEVCHTIDYVFYSKDYLKVKNCLEFPQGDEIGKNRTPSYQYPSDHFSLVCDFELLATSNQN, translated from the exons GATGGGATCATTTAATTCGgcaccaaaaataaataatatcgaTTCCCAAGATGATAGTCTTGAAGTGCCACAAGGATTGAGTACCAGTGAATTGTTGCAGCATATAAAACACTTACGTGGTGAGAATCAACCACAATTGCTAACTAGATATTTTGTGAAACAGTCAATTACACCATCATTGGTTTCGAATGATATTACCGACAATTTGAGCTTCCttaagttaaattcaatttcaaaag TGTGCAGCGCCCCAATAAGTGCACCAAATCACATCCGATTATTTCAATGGAATATTTTATcacaaa ctTTGGGACAGAATAATGATGGATTTGTGCGGTGTCCGGAAGAGGCTTTGACGTGGGATCACCGAAAATATCTTATAGTACAAGAAATCTTACAAAATAACCCGGATGTCATTTGTTTACAG GAAGTCGATCATTTCAAATTTCTGGAGAATGTCCTCGGCTCACAGAACTATGGTGGCATATTCTTCCCAAAGCCCGATTCGCCATGTTTGTATATTGAGCAAAATAATGGACCCGATGGATGTGCCATTTTCTACAAACGTGACAAATTCGAGTTGAAGAACTTCGAAACTCATGTTCTCGAAGTTTGGCGTGTTCAAAGCAATCAAGTAGCAATTGCTGCAACCTTGGAAATCAAAGCAACCGGCAAAGAGATTGTTGTATGCACAACTCATCTTAAAGCTCGTCATGGTTCATTGTTATCGAAGCTACGTAATGAACAAGGAAAAGATCTTGtacgttttgttaagaatttcgCCGGAAAACGTCCAATTATGATTTGTGGCGATTTCAATGCAGAACCAATTGAACCAGTTTACTCAACAATCCTAAGTAGCGAAGGCTTAAATCTGTCAAGTGGTTATGCGGACATTAAGAAAGAATTAGATAGTCTGGATTCGAATGAGAAGAGTGAAAACAGTGAAGAAATCATGGCTGTCGAAAACTATGCTGAGACATTGGCCAATTGTGAACCTCCTTACACCACATGGAAAATTCGGGAAGAAGGAGAAGTTTGTCATACCATTGATTATGTCTTCTACTCTAAAGATTATCTCAAg gtgaaaaattgtttagaatttcCACAAGGTgatgaaattggtaaaaaccgTACACCGAGCTATCAGTATCCCTCCGATCATTTCTCCTTGGTCTGTGACTTTGAACTGCTGGCCACTTCCAACCAAAACTAA
- the LOC129946143 gene encoding nocturnin isoform X4 — MEFLLKSSRLIVSSRTFTRRVMVPIPRMGSFNSAPKINNIDSQDDSLEVPQGLSTSELLQHIKHLRGENQPQLLTRYFVKQSITPSLVSNDITDNLSFLKLNSISKVCSAPISAPNHIRLFQWNILSQTLGQNNDGFVRCPEEALTWDHRKYLIVQEILQNNPDVICLQEVDHFKFLENVLGSQNYGGIFFPKPDSPCLYIEQNNGPDGCAIFYKRDKFELKNFETHVLEVWRVQSNQVAIAATLEIKATGKEIVVCTTHLKARHGSLLSKLRNEQGKDLVRFVKNFAGKRPIMICGDFNAEPIEPVYSTILSSEGLNLSSGYADIKKELDSLDSNEKSENSEEIMAVENYAETLANCEPPYTTWKIREEGEVCHTIDYVFYSKDYLKVKNCLEFPQGDEIGKNRTPSYQYPSDHFSLVCDFELLATSNQN, encoded by the exons GATGGGATCATTTAATTCGgcaccaaaaataaataatatcgaTTCCCAAGATGATAGTCTTGAAGTGCCACAAGGATTGAGTACCAGTGAATTGTTGCAGCATATAAAACACTTACGTGGTGAGAATCAACCACAATTGCTAACTAGATATTTTGTGAAACAGTCAATTACACCATCATTGGTTTCGAATGATATTACCGACAATTTGAGCTTCCttaagttaaattcaatttcaaaag TGTGCAGCGCCCCAATAAGTGCACCAAATCACATCCGATTATTTCAATGGAATATTTTATcacaaa ctTTGGGACAGAATAATGATGGATTTGTGCGGTGTCCGGAAGAGGCTTTGACGTGGGATCACCGAAAATATCTTATAGTACAAGAAATCTTACAAAATAACCCGGATGTCATTTGTTTACAG GAAGTCGATCATTTCAAATTTCTGGAGAATGTCCTCGGCTCACAGAACTATGGTGGCATATTCTTCCCAAAGCCCGATTCGCCATGTTTGTATATTGAGCAAAATAATGGACCCGATGGATGTGCCATTTTCTACAAACGTGACAAATTCGAGTTGAAGAACTTCGAAACTCATGTTCTCGAAGTTTGGCGTGTTCAAAGCAATCAAGTAGCAATTGCTGCAACCTTGGAAATCAAAGCAACCGGCAAAGAGATTGTTGTATGCACAACTCATCTTAAAGCTCGTCATGGTTCATTGTTATCGAAGCTACGTAATGAACAAGGAAAAGATCTTGtacgttttgttaagaatttcgCCGGAAAACGTCCAATTATGATTTGTGGCGATTTCAATGCAGAACCAATTGAACCAGTTTACTCAACAATCCTAAGTAGCGAAGGCTTAAATCTGTCAAGTGGTTATGCGGACATTAAGAAAGAATTAGATAGTCTGGATTCGAATGAGAAGAGTGAAAACAGTGAAGAAATCATGGCTGTCGAAAACTATGCTGAGACATTGGCCAATTGTGAACCTCCTTACACCACATGGAAAATTCGGGAAGAAGGAGAAGTTTGTCATACCATTGATTATGTCTTCTACTCTAAAGATTATCTCAAg gtgaaaaattgtttagaatttcCACAAGGTgatgaaattggtaaaaaccgTACACCGAGCTATCAGTATCCCTCCGATCATTTCTCCTTGGTCTGTGACTTTGAACTGCTGGCCACTTCCAACCAAAACTAA
- the LOC129946281 gene encoding ninjurin-A-like encodes MTDHHVAVQMDNLTERQRDRSRSRDRSLGPRKRIPRAVSEVDEENDDGPDILGPSPGVDDGLLSNDDKNKTNGPKFPANGSVTPSGGGGIEGEADENEDELPKRRPSITPSIYNGPRTILVDGIETQVPDLNAYQHKKTLAQGMMDLALLSANANQLRYVLESYNRHPYFYPSLIFISLSIIFQVAVGVGLILNSQYNVKDDREICKANRISNLTIIGIFIITVVNVFISAFGVADAPADNK; translated from the exons tCAAGGTCAAGAGACAGATCTCTGGGACCACGAAAAAGAATACCAAGGGCAGTATCAGAAGTTGATGAAGAAAACGATGATGGGCCTGATATTTTAGGTCCATCTCCCGGAGTTGATGATGGGCTACTGTCAAACGacgataaaaataaaacgaacggTCCAAAATTTCCAGCGAATGGTAGCGTAACACCCAGTGGCGGTGGCGGCATCGAGGGAGAAGCTGACGAAAATGAAGACGAACTCCCAAAACGTCGACCAAGTATTACACCTTCCATATACAATGGTCCCAGAACTATTTTGGTCGATGGCATCGAAACACAAGTACCCGATTTAAATGCATATCAGCACAAGAAAACCTTGGCTCAAGGTATGATGGATTTGGCATTACTCTCGGCGAATGCAAATCAATTGAGATATGTTCTGGAATCATACAATCGACATCCGTATTTCTATCCAAGCTTGATATTTATCAGTTTGAGTATAATTTTTCAA GTAGCAGTTGGTGTTGGTTTGATCCTAAACAGTCAATACAACGTCAAGGACGATCGTGAAATATGTAAAGCAAATCGGATTAGTAATTTGACTATTATTGGAATATTCATTATTACTGTTGTAAATGTTTTCATATCAGCATTTGGAGTTGCAGATGCTCCAGCGGATAACAAATAA